A genomic segment from Idiomarina piscisalsi encodes:
- a CDS encoding M48 family metallopeptidase — MQLKTALLGITAAVTLASCAQSPTGRSQLQLYSSSELNKMGAASYEEMRKEGKINQDEQVNAYVRCVTDALVDTLPNEYSEKEWEVTVFDEPTVNAFALPGGYIGVYNGLLETAENQHQLAAVIGHEIGHVIAEHSNERISSNMLVGLGLQIGGVIANSQLDSKEAGLLMAALGIGAQVGVLLPYSRTHESESDELGLEYMADAGFQLDQAPELWRNMKAASGGSAPPELLSTHPNPDTRIRDLEAQIPSLQSRYQQAVAAGNTPNCQRPASLDKVSK; from the coding sequence ATGCAGTTAAAAACAGCTTTGTTAGGCATTACCGCAGCAGTGACTTTGGCCAGTTGTGCGCAATCACCAACCGGCCGCTCACAATTGCAGTTATATTCAAGCAGTGAGCTGAACAAAATGGGCGCTGCCTCCTATGAAGAAATGCGAAAAGAAGGGAAGATCAACCAGGATGAGCAGGTTAACGCGTATGTACGTTGTGTAACGGATGCGTTGGTTGATACTTTACCTAATGAGTATTCTGAGAAAGAGTGGGAAGTGACGGTATTTGATGAGCCTACGGTTAATGCTTTCGCTTTGCCCGGCGGTTATATCGGTGTATACAACGGCCTTTTGGAAACGGCTGAAAATCAACATCAGTTAGCCGCAGTGATTGGCCATGAAATTGGTCACGTTATTGCTGAGCACAGTAATGAACGTATTTCCAGCAACATGCTGGTCGGCCTTGGTCTACAGATTGGCGGCGTTATCGCAAATAGCCAGCTTGATAGCAAAGAAGCGGGCTTGCTCATGGCGGCACTGGGTATTGGCGCGCAAGTGGGGGTTCTTTTACCGTATTCGAGAACGCATGAATCTGAATCTGACGAGCTGGGTCTTGAGTATATGGCTGATGCGGGTTTTCAGCTCGACCAGGCACCAGAATTATGGCGCAATATGAAGGCCGCTTCCGGCGGCTCTGCACCACCGGAATTATTGTCTACTCACCCGAATCCGGATACTCGTATTCGGGACTTAGAAGCGCAAATACCCTCGCTTCAAAGCAGGTATCAGCAAGCAGTTGCCGCAGGAAATACACCTAACTGTCAACGACCTGCATCGCTTGATAAAGTCTCCAAGTAA
- the dnaJ gene encoding molecular chaperone DnaJ, translating into MATQDFYQILGVSKDASDRDIKKAYKRMAMKYHPDRTKGDKDLELKFKEIKQAYEVLSDPQKRQMYDQYGHEAFEQARQGGGGPGAGGFGGGADFADIFGDVFGDIFGGGRRQQARAQRGADLRYNLDMSLEEAVRGKTVELKIPTLVECEDCDGSGAKKGSKPQTCGHCHGAGQIQMRQGFFAVQQTCPQCRGTGKIISDPCRTCHGQGRKEETKTLSVKIPAGVDTGDRIRLANEGEAGEHGAPAGDLYVQVHVREHPIFSRDGNNLYCEVPVSFTKAALGGEIEVPTLDGKVKLKVPKETQTGKHFRMRGKGVKSVRTGAVGDLICKVVIETPVNLSSKQREMLEELEESMGTGDEAAKFRPKEKGFFDGVKQFFDDLRG; encoded by the coding sequence ATGGCGACACAAGATTTCTATCAAATTCTTGGGGTCTCAAAAGACGCCAGCGACCGTGATATTAAGAAAGCATACAAACGTATGGCGATGAAGTATCACCCGGATCGCACGAAAGGCGATAAAGACCTTGAATTAAAATTTAAAGAGATAAAACAAGCCTACGAGGTCTTATCTGACCCGCAGAAGCGCCAGATGTATGACCAATATGGGCACGAAGCCTTCGAACAGGCACGTCAGGGCGGTGGAGGCCCGGGCGCCGGCGGATTTGGCGGTGGTGCCGATTTTGCTGATATTTTTGGTGATGTATTCGGTGATATTTTTGGTGGTGGTAGACGGCAACAAGCACGTGCGCAACGTGGTGCGGACTTACGCTACAACCTGGATATGTCGTTGGAAGAAGCGGTACGAGGTAAAACCGTAGAGCTGAAAATTCCCACCTTGGTGGAATGCGAAGACTGTGACGGTAGCGGAGCCAAGAAAGGCAGCAAACCTCAAACCTGTGGTCACTGTCATGGTGCAGGCCAAATTCAAATGCGCCAGGGCTTTTTTGCGGTTCAACAAACCTGTCCGCAATGCCGGGGTACAGGTAAAATTATTAGTGACCCATGCCGTACTTGTCATGGACAGGGTCGCAAAGAAGAAACGAAGACCTTGTCAGTGAAAATTCCAGCCGGTGTGGATACTGGCGATCGTATTCGCCTAGCCAATGAAGGTGAAGCGGGCGAGCACGGCGCGCCGGCAGGGGATTTATATGTTCAAGTGCATGTCCGCGAACATCCAATTTTCTCTCGCGACGGTAACAACCTTTACTGCGAAGTACCGGTCAGCTTTACCAAGGCTGCGCTAGGCGGAGAAATAGAAGTGCCGACCCTGGACGGCAAAGTAAAGCTGAAAGTGCCTAAGGAAACGCAAACCGGCAAACATTTCCGTATGCGTGGCAAGGGCGTTAAGTCAGTGCGAACAGGAGCTGTCGGTGACCTTATCTGTAAGGTAGTGATTGAAACACCGGTGAACTTGTCTTCGAAACAGCGTGAAATGCTCGAAGAGCTGGAAGAGTCTATGGGAACCGGTGATGAAGCGGCAAAGTTCAGACCTAAGGAAAAAGGTTTTTTTGACGGCGTAAAACAATTTTTTGATGACTTACGTGGATAA